The window GCCGAAATAGGGACTCCAAAAACATCTGTCCAGCCATCACCATCGTAGAAATTAAACCCTAAAATATTGAATCCACTAGCGCCAATACGTTGTACTATCGCGCGCGGAAAATTGTCACCCTGTGCAATTGCCGCGGTCGGATCCAAAAGAATCAAATACAAGTTTGCCATATTTGGCATAGAGGCCAAACGCAATGAAACTTCGTGCGCCAATACCCCTCCCCTGCTATGTCCAACAAGTACAACATTCCACGCAGTTGATTTTCCCTTCAATAGCATTTGGATTACATCAGCGAGTTGCTCTATCTGACCGTCCATCGGTCGCGTATCATCCCAATCAGCTAGAATATGCTTGTACTGTAATACGCCGCCCAATTCACTTTCCAGTCTGGCTTGTAAATCAAATGCATTCGTATCGACAACGCCACCACTCGCATCTACATCTGAGATCTGCCAGCTCTCAATACTCTCCTGGAACGCACCTGAAAACGACACGAACAGCGTAGGACGCTTATTGAATGTTGTGTTAGTTGGGTGTGTATAAACAACCAAGGGTGTTAATGTGGTGCTCTCGACAGTTCCCTTTGAGATTCTATAACTACCATAGTCCTTATTTTTTACCTTGTATTCGTACCCGTACCGTATAGGCGTAGCCACCTCCCCATGTAAAATCAAAAATTGAGGCGTAATCTCGACGTCCCAGTGTATGGGTTCTTCGGTCGTTGTGTACCCTTCAACCCATTGTCGAATTTCAACATCATTCTCTAGCTCTTCGTCTGTAAAATAGATAGCAGAAACTTGAACTGAGAAAAAATATAATGGAAAAAATATCGAATAAAAAATCCGTTTCATTAATTTAATTCCTTTTAGTTGCCCACAAAATTGTTTATCAACCTACAATAAAACCTGACACAAACATCAACCAACCCACCTCATGAACCCCAACTAGACCTTTTTAAAATATTCTCATGAAGGTAACGCTAAAAAACCCCAACAGAACGCTATTTACTCTGCTGCTGCAATTATTCTAACGTAT of the Teredinibacter turnerae T7901 genome contains:
- a CDS encoding alpha/beta hydrolase, which produces MKRIFYSIFFPLYFFSVQVSAIYFTDEELENDVEIRQWVEGYTTTEEPIHWDVEITPQFLILHGEVATPIRYGYEYKVKNKDYGSYRISKGTVESTTLTPLVVYTHPTNTTFNKRPTLFVSFSGAFQESIESWQISDVDASGGVVDTNAFDLQARLESELGGVLQYKHILADWDDTRPMDGQIEQLADVIQMLLKGKSTAWNVVLVGHSRGGVLAHEVSLRLASMPNMANLYLILLDPTAAIAQGDNFPRAIVQRIGASGFNILGFNFYDGDGWTDVFGVPISAGTDSDRNVSGYLNLLINHLGHNQFPSEWLSSYGDAYFKLSYLLQMLTSNVNSGAFPAEGESGVYIAKSRARPVHIAGSFDFTGDEFTAEFVVNTEYLSSSFEGSLGEDGASVTANMIMATAYASLKEDRLEYSTSDSSSRAYGSFTKSGFDTHMELLGVYKSNTSVNINGNASVSIQVLNEEVSVDANLDYIQNLGKFVFGGNGGDIPVDKFIEKVVSSGGGIVDSIADFFGF